Proteins from a genomic interval of Microbacterium imperiale:
- the nrdH gene encoding glutaredoxin-like protein NrdH — MAITVYTKPSCVQCNATYRALDSKGIEYDVLDLSEDPAALERVKSLGYLQAPVVITDEDHWSGFRPDKIDELAARFA; from the coding sequence ATGGCGATCACGGTCTACACCAAGCCCTCCTGCGTGCAGTGCAACGCGACGTACCGTGCGCTGGACTCGAAAGGCATCGAATACGACGTCCTCGACCTCTCCGAGGACCCGGCGGCGCTCGAGCGCGTGAAGTCGCTCGGCTACCTGCAGGCTCCCGTCGTCATCACCGACGAGGACCACTGGTCGGGCTTCCGCCCCGACAAGATCGACGAGCTGGCCGCTCGCTTCGCCTGA
- the nrdI gene encoding class Ib ribonucleoside-diphosphate reductase assembly flavoprotein NrdI, which translates to MSTAVATRAPLLVYFSSVSGNTARFIEKLGLPALRIPLHSSPTPFVITEPFVLVTPTYGGGQGLGEEKGAVPKQVVRFLNDVRNRTLLRGVISTGNTNFGESYCLAGDIISRKCSVPHLDRVELFGTPEDVERVSAGLERWWNQHWKQP; encoded by the coding sequence ATGAGCACGGCGGTCGCGACGCGGGCGCCTCTGCTCGTGTACTTCTCGAGCGTCTCGGGCAACACCGCGCGATTCATCGAAAAGCTCGGACTGCCCGCGCTCCGCATCCCCCTTCACTCCTCACCGACGCCCTTCGTCATCACCGAGCCCTTCGTGCTCGTGACCCCCACCTACGGCGGGGGACAGGGGCTTGGTGAGGAGAAGGGTGCGGTGCCCAAGCAGGTCGTTCGCTTCCTGAACGACGTGCGCAACCGCACCCTGCTGCGTGGGGTCATCTCCACCGGCAACACGAATTTCGGCGAGTCGTACTGCCTCGCCGGCGACATCATCAGTCGCAAGTGCTCCGTGCCGCACTTGGACAGGGTGGAACTTTTCGGCACGCCCGAAGACGTCGAGCGCGTGAGCGCAGGATTGGAACGATGGTGGAATCAGCACTGGAAACAGCCTTGA
- the nrdE gene encoding class 1b ribonucleoside-diphosphate reductase subunit alpha yields MVESALETALTDNGFKVDARFDGLDYHALNAMLNLYGADGKIQFDADKRAAREYFLQHVNQNTVFFHSLKERLDYLVEKEYYEPAVIEKYSMEFIQKLNDFAYGKKFRFETFLGAFKYYTSYTLKTFDGKRYLERFEDRVVMTALGLADGDENLAMQLVDEIISGRFQPATPTFLNTGKAQRGELVSCFLLRIEDNMESIARGINSALQLSKRGGGVALLLSNIREAGAPIKQIENQSSGIIPVMKLLEDSFSYANQLGARQGAGAVYLSAHHPDILKFLDTKRENADEKIRIKTLSLGVVIPDITFELAKNGEDMYLFSPYDVEKVYGVPFGDISVTEKYREMVDDARIKKTKINAREFFQTLAEIQFESGYPYIMFEDTVNKANPIKGRINMSNLCSEILQVNTPTTYNEDLSYAQIGKDISCNLGSMNIALAMDGKDLAQTVETSIRALTAVSDQSHIASVRSIEDGNDRSHAIGLGQMNLHGYLAREHVHYGSEEGLDFTNIYFYTVLFHALRASNKIAIERGTYFEGFPDSTYASGEFFDKYIEQEWMPQTDKVKGLFDGIHIPTQDDWRELKASIQQHGIYNQNLQAVPPTGSISYINNSTSSIHPIASKIEIRKEGKLGRVYYPAPFMTNDNLEYYEDAYEIGYEKVIDTYAAATQHVDQGLSLTLFFKDTATTRDINKAQIYAWRKGIKTIYYIRLRQMALEGTDMSECVSCML; encoded by the coding sequence ATGGTGGAATCAGCACTGGAAACAGCCTTGACCGATAACGGCTTCAAGGTCGACGCGCGCTTCGACGGGCTCGACTACCACGCCCTCAACGCGATGCTCAACCTCTACGGCGCGGACGGCAAGATCCAGTTCGACGCCGACAAGCGCGCGGCGCGGGAGTACTTCCTCCAGCACGTCAACCAGAACACGGTCTTCTTCCACTCCCTCAAGGAGCGTCTCGACTACCTCGTCGAGAAGGAGTACTACGAGCCGGCCGTCATCGAGAAGTACTCGATGGAGTTCATCCAGAAGCTCAACGACTTCGCCTACGGCAAGAAGTTCCGCTTCGAGACCTTCCTCGGCGCGTTCAAGTACTACACGAGCTACACGCTGAAGACCTTCGACGGCAAGCGCTACCTCGAGCGCTTCGAGGACCGCGTCGTCATGACCGCCCTCGGCCTCGCCGACGGTGACGAGAACCTCGCGATGCAGCTCGTCGACGAGATCATCTCCGGCCGCTTCCAGCCCGCCACCCCCACCTTCCTCAACACGGGCAAGGCACAGCGCGGCGAGCTCGTGTCGTGCTTCCTGCTCCGCATCGAAGACAACATGGAGTCGATCGCCCGCGGCATCAACTCCGCCCTGCAGCTGTCCAAGCGCGGCGGCGGCGTGGCGCTGCTGCTGTCGAACATCCGCGAGGCGGGCGCTCCGATCAAGCAGATCGAGAACCAGTCGTCGGGCATCATCCCCGTCATGAAGCTGCTCGAAGACAGCTTCAGCTACGCCAACCAGCTCGGCGCGCGTCAGGGTGCCGGCGCGGTGTACCTGTCGGCCCACCACCCCGACATCCTCAAGTTCCTCGACACCAAGCGCGAGAACGCCGACGAGAAGATCCGCATCAAGACGCTGTCGCTCGGTGTGGTCATCCCCGACATCACCTTCGAGCTCGCCAAGAACGGCGAGGACATGTACCTGTTCTCGCCCTACGACGTCGAGAAGGTCTACGGCGTTCCGTTCGGCGACATCTCGGTCACCGAGAAGTACCGCGAGATGGTCGACGACGCGCGCATCAAGAAGACGAAGATCAACGCGCGCGAGTTCTTCCAGACCCTCGCCGAGATCCAGTTCGAGTCGGGCTACCCGTACATCATGTTCGAGGACACGGTGAACAAGGCCAACCCGATCAAGGGCCGGATCAACATGTCGAACCTGTGCTCGGAGATCCTCCAGGTCAACACGCCGACGACGTACAACGAGGACCTCTCGTACGCCCAGATCGGCAAGGACATCTCCTGCAACCTCGGGTCGATGAACATCGCCCTCGCGATGGACGGCAAGGACCTCGCCCAGACCGTCGAGACCAGCATCCGCGCCCTCACCGCGGTCAGCGACCAGAGCCACATCGCCTCGGTCCGCTCGATCGAGGACGGCAACGACCGTTCGCACGCGATCGGTCTCGGGCAGATGAACCTGCACGGCTACCTGGCGCGCGAGCACGTCCACTACGGCTCGGAAGAGGGCCTGGACTTCACGAACATCTACTTCTACACGGTGCTGTTCCACGCTCTGCGGGCGTCGAACAAGATCGCGATCGAGCGCGGCACGTACTTCGAGGGCTTCCCCGACTCGACCTACGCCTCGGGCGAGTTCTTCGACAAGTACATCGAGCAGGAGTGGATGCCGCAGACCGACAAGGTGAAGGGGCTGTTCGACGGCATCCACATCCCGACCCAGGACGACTGGCGCGAGCTGAAGGCATCCATCCAGCAGCACGGCATCTACAACCAGAACCTGCAGGCGGTGCCCCCGACCGGCTCGATCTCGTACATCAACAACTCGACGTCCTCGATCCACCCGATCGCGTCGAAGATCGAGATCCGCAAGGAAGGCAAGCTCGGCCGCGTCTACTACCCGGCGCCGTTCATGACGAACGACAACCTCGAGTACTACGAGGACGCGTACGAGATCGGCTACGAGAAGGTCATCGACACCTACGCCGCCGCGACCCAGCACGTCGACCAGGGTCTGTCGCTCACGCTGTTCTTCAAGGACACCGCGACCACGCGCGACATCAACAAGGCCCAGATCTACGCCTGGCGCAAGGGCATCAAGACGATCTACTACATCCGCCTGCGGCAGATGGCGCTCGAGGGCACCGACATGTCCGAGTGCGTCAGCTGCATGCTGTGA
- the nrdF gene encoding class 1b ribonucleoside-diphosphate reductase subunit beta, whose translation MTPEPLKLVDHVQAINWNRIQDDKDLEVWNRLVNNFWLPEKVPLSNDIQSWNTLTPDEQTLTMRVFTGLTLLDTIQGTVGAVSLIPDAITPHEEAVYTNIAFMESVHAKSYSSIFSTLASTPEIDDAFRWSVENPNLQKKASIVMDYYRGDEPLKRKVASTLLESFLFYSGFYLPLHWSAKAKLTNTADIIRLIIRDEAVHGYYIGYKFQKGYEQLTQAERDEIKDYTFSLLYELYDNEVQYTQDLYDAVGLTEDVKKFLHYNANKALMNLGFEAMFPATVTNVNPAILSALSPNADENHDFFSGSGSSYVIGKAEATEDEDWDF comes from the coding sequence ATGACTCCCGAACCGCTCAAGCTCGTCGACCACGTGCAGGCGATCAACTGGAACCGCATCCAGGACGATAAGGACCTCGAGGTCTGGAACCGTCTGGTGAACAACTTCTGGCTGCCCGAGAAGGTGCCGCTGTCGAACGACATCCAGTCGTGGAACACGCTGACGCCCGACGAGCAGACTCTCACGATGCGCGTGTTCACGGGGCTGACCCTGCTCGACACGATCCAGGGCACCGTCGGTGCCGTCTCGCTCATCCCCGACGCGATCACCCCGCACGAGGAGGCCGTCTACACGAACATCGCGTTCATGGAGTCGGTGCACGCGAAGAGCTACTCGTCGATCTTCTCGACGCTCGCCTCGACGCCCGAGATCGACGACGCGTTCCGCTGGTCGGTCGAGAACCCGAACCTTCAGAAGAAGGCCTCGATCGTCATGGACTACTACCGTGGCGACGAGCCGCTCAAGCGCAAGGTCGCCTCGACCCTGCTCGAGTCGTTCCTCTTCTACTCGGGGTTCTACCTGCCGCTGCACTGGTCGGCGAAGGCGAAGCTGACGAACACCGCCGACATCATCCGCCTCATCATCCGTGACGAGGCCGTGCACGGCTACTACATCGGCTACAAGTTCCAGAAGGGCTACGAGCAGCTCACGCAGGCCGAGCGCGACGAGATCAAGGACTACACGTTCTCGCTGCTCTACGAGCTCTACGACAACGAGGTGCAATACACCCAGGACCTCTACGACGCCGTCGGCCTGACCGAGGACGTCAAGAAGTTCCTGCACTACAACGCCAACAAGGCGCTGATGAACCTCGGCTTCGAGGCGATGTTCCCCGCCACGGTCACCAACGTGAACCCGGCGATCCTGTCGGCCCTGTCGCCGAACGCCGACGAGAACCACGACTTCTTCTCGGGGTCGGGCTCGTCGTACGTCATCGGCAAGGCCGAGGCCACCGAGGACGAGGACTGGGACTTCTGA